From Aspergillus luchuensis IFO 4308 DNA, chromosome 2, nearly complete sequence:
CATTAAAGAACACACGACCACTGAGCTCTTAGAAGATGTGGTTAGATGTGGGTTTATTTCACATGGTCAAATGGCCGGCCACGTTCTGTCCAAGTACCTCGTTGGGGGAGTTTTGGATGATACTCTGACGAAGTATATCGAGGGATTGGCGGTGGGAAATGGGGCAGGAAGGGTGCCACTAGCTAACCAGGGGTATTGAGTATAGACAACTGTACCAAGGATTTATATACCGGACAAATGTTGGATGTAGCTGTGTTTGGTGCTTATGATCAGATGGGTTGCGATAGTGATTCATgattgtagtagtagttatagTTGCTTCTGGAATAGGAAATGTTATGGAGGTATTTTAAGTAGTGGCCCAGGAATCTAACCCAAAAGGGGTAAACTGATAAGGCATCACAACTAGGCCTGATTTGGCAGGCGGCACTAACCCCTTTTTGCGCGGGCGAGCAATTGCTTCGCCGGCCTTGAGATTAATCTTCAGCTTCGACCTCCCCGCGGACTCTCCACTCCACTTGGGTCGGCTCCAGTTCCGGAGTAATATGCTGTTCCTACAGAACAATGGACTTTGTACGACTCCCCCCGTCCTTTCCCTTACCGCCCGTCCCTCAGCTAATGCCTCCAGTGGTCTCGTCTCATCGGGGGCTCCCGCTCGCTGTCTACTAAAGGCTTCCGGGCGTCCACTCCCACGGAGCGATTGGCGTCCTTCAAGCGGACATGCAATACCCTTCAGGTGCGTcggcccttcttcctcctcctaaTTATCCCCTCGTGATCTTTCCCGCTCATCAAACCTAGCAAATATGGCGCTCCAATAACTCCTCCACCGGCGAGCAATCCGCAACCGTTCACGCGCGTAATTGCATTGATCGCCTCATCTCCGTGCTGAGCGACGAGTCCCGCGGCCCAGCTCCGCATCCATGCCTCGCATATGCCTCGTCTTCGCAGATCTTCGTCACAGTCACTAAGCTCGCCTTGTCTTCCTACGACGATGGCATGCTCCGATCCGCGACCGTGTTCTTCAACACCCTTATCGATTCGGAGGTCGATGGTATTGTCGATAATCGACTCTTTGCCCGCGCACTGGTGGATTTAGTGCGACGTGCGGATAAACACtcggaggatgttgagggaCGACTCGTTGAGCTACTGTTCGGCGTGGCTAACAATATTCGTCTACAGCCGAATATTCTTCCTGCGTGGTTCGCCCCGCGGTCTGATGAACAGGAACGCGAACAGGGCAATGGTAATAACACTGGGGCTGAATTTGCGGGTGCAATGAGGAAGGATGATTTTCCGTTGTTCTACCTACTCGTAGAGTATGTGCATCATGCTGGTAGGGCAGGTGATTTTGCTCGTACAGGGTTGCTTTATTTGATCGAGACAGCTTCCAGGTCGAAGAATCTTGAGAGGTGGTTGATTGAGAGTGATCTCGCTACGCTTATGGCTACTGGATTGGGTGCGCTCTATAGTCAATTGGGCAGGTGAGTTCTATCATGGTTGTTcgtggtgaggatgaggactaGTGGCTGATATCTGTTGCACAAGCTTGACCTTCCCGGAGAATACGGACGAGAATATCCCGCACATCATTGCGCTGTCGGATCATGCGCAGCAAGACACTGCTCTTCCGCCAGTGCTGGGCATGTCGATGGATTCGTTCATGTCGTATCTGTTGTTCTGGCAGGATACCATTGATCATTGCAAGTCGGCGGAGGTAAACGGGACTTTGTTGGATCATTTCCAGATTCTCTTCCTGGAACAACTCTTGTAAGTTCGGTTGTATGTTGCTGGAATGCCGCTTGCTCATCATAACGCATGCAGGTACCCGTCGTTACTTGAGTCCTCCGATGTGCAAGGGGGTTCAACGGCTGCTGTGCTTACCTACCTGTATCGCATTCTCGAGTCTGTACACCAGGAGGACTTAGTCCACCGGATTCTTCATTTCCTGCTTGCGTCTCCCTCTGACTCGGAGCCTGCGGCAGTCGGAAAGAACATAGGTATGTCTGCCAGCCGACGCAAGTCGCTAGATGTCTTGGCTGCGTTCTCCGAAGAAGCTGCGCGGCCCTCGCCGTCGCTTTTCAACCTGAGAGATCTTGCCCTCCTTGGACTTCAGTCGACAAATAGACAGACTGTTCTGGCGACATTGCGGGTAATGAGCACCGTCCTGCAACGGCACCATACCTTTGCACGATCATTAATACGCACCGTTCCCGGCCAGCATGCCAAACAACGGACTGTCGGGGCGTTGAACGTCGAGCTGGAACAGCTTATGAACATGGCCACATCTACCGTTGATGACCCTACGTTGAATGAATCTTATGACAACTACCTTAAGGACGGGATGGCAATTCTCGAGGCCCGGCTGTGCATTCCCCCGGCCGAGGATTACCCGGAAGAGAGCCTGCCACTCGAGCTACGACACGACGACCCCATTGTGCGCGAGCTGCTCAATTGCCTGGAGAACTTTTTCACGAACAGTGTTATCGTGAACCTGGCATTAACCGAAGTCCTCGGGAGCATCGCCTCTTCGCACCTGATTGCTCTTGACGGCTGGCTTCTCGTGGACCCTTCCAAGTACATCTACAGCACATCGACGAACAATTCTTCAGACGAAACCCCTTCGACCACCCTTATTGAACAGATCCAGCGAGCCTACGAAGAGCCCTCCTGGTCCCACACCGACACTCCAGCCCTCACTTCGGTACTTCAGAAGCTCGTGCAAAAGATCCAGAAATGGCGCAAGGACATGCCGGACTTTGACATCCTCGTCGCCGCGCGTCGCGATCTCCTGCACCAGGACGACGAGCCCGCCAAAGCGTCCGGGCGTTCTCAGCGCAACTCCGCACCTCCTACCCGCTCTTCCTCCCGACACCCAACATCCAACCTCGACTCGGACTATGGGTCCCCTCGCGGCCGGTCAAGTCGACCCCTCGAGTTCTCCAgcaccgccacctcctctcccagtcGCGACGCCATCGGCTCTCCCACCCGCGACCTCCCCTTCCGACCGCCCCGCGATGTCTCCACGGCGCGCAGATCCGCCGCTGAAGAGCTCCGCCAGCGACTGGAGCAGCCGTTCCCAGTGGACGATGCGCCTCACGATGCCAACAACAATACCACTGCGGAGGAAGCAACTGACGAAGCAAACGACGACGCGGGCGACACCGCGGTCGTCGACGAAGAACCCCGCACTGCCACTCTGGGGCATGTCCTGACCAACGTAGTCATTCTCTATGAGTTCTTGTTAGAAACGTCGGCCGTTGTGCAGGCGCGGGGAACATTGTTTGGAGAGGCGGGATACCCGGGAATAGATGGTCCTGTAGATACTGCCACGGTTGAGGCATAGTCAATTACTGTATGTATTGATAGGGATGTTTAGTAAAGTCGTGGGCGGGACCTGCGATCATGGGTGACTGGCTGATTGTATGGATGGAATGTATACACATTATTATATCTTGTTCTATTTCTGGTTAGTGATACATCGTGTCTGAACATAACACAGACTATGATGTAGTTATCACAGGGTACATAGTAGCTACTAATGGCTGCCTAAGTGCCTGGGAAAGTTTGGTTCATTAGGCAGTCTAATACCTCACTGTACTAAGTAGCAGTCAACATACATGATGATAGCTAATAAACATTCTTGCCAAATAGAAGTCAACACACTAGAAGTAATCGTCGCAACAGATCTTCTTCCCACTCTGTGGAGCACTCATAAAGTTCTCTTGTCAGGGCAGTAAATAGTAACACCCGTTACGGTACAGTTGCTGTATAGTAATAGACAGTTAGGAACAATTATATACAATCAATAATCGACTCATGGATACTACTGTAAACCAATAATATACATATAACATaacaaaataataatcataaaaaCACTAATTTGACCCCAcatagtacttacttactattaGGCTTGTTTTTCTAGAGCTACTAACAGTCCAGTAGTAAGATGATAATATGGAGATGGAACCGAAATATATACTGACAcaaatatctatctatatctacTACGTCATCAGCTACAGTTGTTATTACTGATTTGCCAGTGGTTAGCCTATCACAATTACTACACAAtcagactactactactattactacttacttcctaTTCAAGTCCTTCCTTATAGAAATATGACAGAATTAGATTGGACTTGACCGTTTATGCAGACACGTGACTATCTAAGATAAATAACAATCCTAATGCGTGGAGTGTCATGTGACTTCATTTGGACACTTGTATCTATACTTATGATGTACCAGTACTACGTATTAAGAAGGGATGTCATTTAGTTATGCCTGGAATTTATTCTGTACTATTGATGATATATGGATGGACATATGTCTaggaaaaaaattatttaatattgcTACATTGCTGCACTTCAACTGAGCTGGATCATTTGGTGTTTACTTCATTGCTCGTATTTACGCGTCTTGTTACGCGCAGATCGTATATTCGGCTGAGTATACTtaagtagtaaatagtataggTACACGCGCAGCTAAGTCCATGCGACGCAAGTAAGGTAAGttgcttcccctcccttgCCTTCCTGAGACTCCCTTTTAGTCATTACtgatacatacacatacagTACAGACTGCTTGTCACTCCCTCGCGTGGTGATAACAAGCAAGAGAGtaagaaagcaagcaagaaaatTAGAGAAATCAGATACCCAATGGGATGGTAGAAAAAGGTAAAGAATCGAGAAAATAAGCAAATAGTAGTATTCAGATCACGCGATGCAAGCCCAACCAATCATCCAACCAACCTGATCATGCCCCCGTTACCACGAACGCCATAtatagatagagagagagaaacgGTGGTAGCAGAAGTAGTAGCAAGAGTATGATAGTAAGTCAAGTCAAGTATGCGCCCGCTCTTATCCACCCAGTCTAAAggataatagtaaaaaagaaaaagaaaaggttgAACCATCAATATCGATATCGAATCGAATCAAATGGCTGCCCATCGCGCAAGTAAATAGAAAGTCCCTCAAACCACATAATGCATGCCAGCTGACATTCAAGCCAGTTCGTTTCAAATAAGACGCGCGAATTGAGAACAAGAATCGTAGTGGGTATTAATTAatcactctcttctttcggACGACGTCCACCGCGCTTTCGTTTCGGTTGTTGTTCATTTTGATCACTGTTATCGTCATCGTGTTTGCGACTGGCCGGTTGATCAGGAAccttggcgatgatgtcaGCGAGGAAGTCGAGCACTTCGTCTTTCACGACGGCTTGTTTGAGATGCGAGGCTGTGACGCGTTTCGAGTTGCGGTCTTTGGCTTCGCGGGCGGCTTTGGTGACGAGGGAGATCATGAAGAGTTCGAGTGCTTTGGCTATATTTTGATTTGATTAGCGGTGATCTTTTTCGAAAACATGCGGCAATGATTGCTTCGGAGATGAGGGTGGCAACTTACACACTGCGATGGGAGTGACTTGAGCGACTTTACCGACATCTTCATCGGCTTGCATAATGCGCTTTATGCGCGCGACCGGAAACTTAGTCTTCACTTCCACATTGACGGGCACAGGAGCGGGCTTCGgaggctcttcttcttcaattaCAGCGACGGGCTCCGCTTGTGGTTCCGGTTGCGgttgaggtggaggtgaaggtataaattcctcttcttcgtcgacagGGTCGACGTACTTGGAGACGGGCGGGTGAGGCGCGACCTCGGCCGCTTGGGCGATACGCGACGAGCGACGAGCCATGTCCGGATCGGGAGGGAAGTATGAGGAGGATTGCTGGGGAACCCTGGTCTGCGGGAccgggtggtgaggaagcgATGGTTGTTGTGGTAGAGGTGGTAATTGATATTGCGGGGTGAAGAAAGGTGAGGCGTCGTAGGAAGCGCGATGGACGAAAGGATTCCCGAATTGGTAAACGGGGGAGTGGTGAGGAAGTTGATAGTGCGTGTTgtggttgaggttgtggttgttgaagGTAGGTGAGAGGGGAACTGACTGGAAGGTGGAAAAATCAGGGGATCGTGGACGATAGGATTGGTCTTGGTCTGTCATTGCTGtggggatttttttttttcttgtttttttctttttttcttttttcaatttataatatttttctttttcttttttcttaaaGCAGAGATCCAGGCGTTATGGGCGATGCGCGTGCGCGCCTAACAGGAAAACGGCCTAGTATGGAATAAATATGGGGAACGTCTTTTTCGTACCTTGGCCGCCAAATTTTGGAGTGACAACAACAAATTGGGGAATGGAGGGATTTAAATCTACCAGGCTGATACCGTGGCCGGCATAACACACCACTGGAATACAGGATCTGGAGGAATTTCTGCCCGGGATAGAAAATGTAAACGATTTTCAATCCCACAAACACTTTCCGCGATGATTAAGATACTCGTGGTCGTGAAACCGATTTGTTTTGGGGATGTTTTTCTTGTTTGTGCCGATCGCGCGGCGCGGGTGGTCCGAGCTTCTCAAGAACGAATTTGGTGTAATTTTTGAATAAGTTTCTTTTTGGTCGAGAGCAAAAAGTGCGTGTACGAAAGGCGTGGCGTGGGTGGCCCCAGCATCCAGAGAGGAGACGAAAGGACCGGCGCCCTTTCTTCcgggggagcagcagcagcggcccTTTTAACCCTGGCCTGCCTGTTCCACTGCTCGCGCTAAAAATACTGTTCCTCAGGCTCCCTCTccgatttttcttttttttccattttactttttctggGTCGGACGGAAACTGCTTGACTCTAACCTGACGGGTGGTACCTTCCAGTCactcatccttccttcctctacAACATCCCCCCCAAATCCTTCTCTTTAATTAAccatcctccatcatcatgatcactacgccatcttccttctcttcatttcTTGTTATTcggcatcatccatcatgaaaCCCCAGCTTTTCTAACTGACTGATCCCAGAATATGGCATCCTCCGCCAATTCATCCCGACTCTCATGCCCATCACTTTGGTGACGCGCTGCTGCCTCATCGCGAGGCCGTGGATGAGTCTCACTACTCATGTTTCGGGGTGTTAACTCAGCTGCGAACGAACCACTCCTCTCGTCGCCACCCCGCCCGGAGGCACTGGTAAAATGGTTCGTTCCCTGATTGGCCCCCCTCTGCTTTTGGCTTTTGCCGCGCGTGATTCCACCCGTCGAGTCTGCGTCAATGATGCAAAGCCACAGATCGTATACTACTGCTTCTCCCATGTATCATTTGTTGCTCAGtcgggggtgttggtgtcCCCCTGACCCTGTAGATAGTAGCTCTCTAATGCGGGAGCTAGTGACTATGTCTCTGATAGTCATGTCATCACTTATCTTGTGTTCCTGTTCCATGTCTTtgttcctttcccctttcatCATATTATCTATCCCTCTGGTTGATATCCCCCACCAAGACgcgtgatgatgataaacAGAGCTCCAGAGATCGGGGGAGAAGGACGATTTGGCGCGCAGAGACCCACCAAAGGTATCGCCGCCGTCGGATCTCTCTGTGCTATTGCTATCTGATGGCAGTACCCCTTCGGTGAGGGAGTAAATAACTTGATCTAATCTGACAGCGCGTCGCTGGTTTCCCTTGGGCGGTACTTTGCGTCCATTTGATTTGCCCGTCGGAGATGAGAGGCAGATCTGCCTCTCTCTGACACTTACCTAGTAGGTAATTTAGAGATAGAGCTAGAGAATGCATTCTTTCCCAGAGTCGGTCTAGCGCTGGCCCTTCCGTAGCCCAGGTTGGAATCTGGAATCCTATCCTACAATGTAGTCGCAAGGTAACTCGTCTGCCTTGAGTTCGTGGCGCGCCGcagggatggatgatggatgacaACCAGGGGTCCAGTTCGCCGCAGTTGGCGGTGTGCCGTGCCGCCTTGAATATCCCTATGACTGGTCCCAAACCTTAGTGATTTAGTGGTCTGCAAATGACAAAGTCTTATTTGAAACCGCACGTTctggacgatgatgaggctgGACTTCCGTAGTTGGTATGGTGAGCAAGTTGTTCCGTAGAGAAggatctcatccacatccccaatCCTTCTAAGCGCCAGGAGTATCCACCAACAACTTCAGCGTAACGGAACGGACAACCAAGCAGCAAAACCAGAATAGATGATGGATGTCACCTTCCAGTCAGGAAACAACCGAACGCAGgcgctggagaagaggagcagaagggcGGGGCGATGCGCCGGAAAGCCTCGGACAGGCGGTTATTCCGCTCCGGTCCGCCTCCGGCCTCCAAATTTGGTCAAACAGGCACAGATTGTCCATCGCGACATTCACCCCGATTGTCGATTCACGGGCTTTGCATTTCCGAGCGACGCCAGCAGGAATGGCTGCCACCTCCTATTGATGGCGAATTAGATCGcgttctttgtctttgccaGTGTGGCTGCCTACTATTCCCTTTTCTGCACATACACCTTTCTTCTggactttcctttccctccggTCTAGCCTCGTCATCCCCGATGGCTGTCGCAGATCAGCCTTCGGGCTTGATGGACATCGCCAGGTAGGTCATATTCCAGCCTTGTGCTCTTCGGTCATACATGTCTTTGGCCCGAGAAATAATTCGCCGTTCAATACAGCTCTCTCACCCAAGATGAGATCCCGTTCAAGCTGCGATGCGCCATGTGCAATAAGCTTGCCGTGAACGCCTTCCGCTTACCCTGCTGCGACCAAGCGATCTGCGAACATTGTACGCATCCGTTGACGACTCCGTGTTATACTTCCGTTCCATTCTAATCAATGTCCCGATAGGCCAGGCTTCTCTCCCGGAGACTTGCCCCGTATGCGCGCATACTCCCATCTCGCCCGATCTATGCAAGCCGAACAAAGCGCTCCGCACCACATTGAAGGCCTTTCTGCGtacagaagagaaaaagcgtGAGAAGGAGCGGCAGTCAGCAACCCCTGCGACGCCCGCAACCACCAATGGTGCAACAACCGCGGACGGCACTCCTGCTCAACTGGAGACACCTGCGGTGCCGAGCGCCGCCGAAGTTCCAGCCCCTGAAGAAATCCCTGCACCTAATGAATCTGTCGATGCTCCGCCGGTAGAACCAGCCAACCCCGCGGATGCCGGAGACCTAAATGTGCAGAACACACCAGGTGTGGGCGACGAAGCACCTACAGAGGCGCAGGCCCAAGTATGTCACCCAACATCAATCGCCTACATCTAGGCTAATCTTCCACTCGCACAGGATGACCAGTCTACAAGTGTCCCTGCTGACACGCAGAACGACGCTGGGGATGCGGAACACGACGGATCTGGTGAAGGCAACGAAGCCGATGAAGCCAAGACCGACCAAGTCAACGATGACGAAGCGTCCCAAGGTCCGGCGGGGAGCATGCTCCCAAATGGTATGGGCTTCGGCATGGGTGCCGGGATGTTCCCTAATATGGCTTGGAATAACAACGGTGGTTTCAACCCTATGGCCCAATTTATGAACAATGGAATGTTCAACTTCCCTAACGCTATGGGTGAGTTTCTGCTCGTCATCTCCTGCCCCGAGGCGACATTGGATTGATGAACTGACGTGCGCGCTAGGAATGCCTGGCATGGCGATGGACCCGATGGCCGCGAATCAGGGTATGTTTGGAGGCTACGGGATGAACATGAATGGCATGAACATGGGAATGAGTTTCGACGCGGGTCAGGGGATGTATGGGGGATGGGACGGCTCACAGAACAATATGTGGAATGGAGGCCAAGATAAATTCAATCCAAATGCTTTCGCAAATGGTATGGGTCCGCAGTTTGGGGGCCGCTCTGGATTTGGCGGTTATAATATGTCTCAACCCAACGGAGTTCATGCTCAaatgcagccgcagcagttTCCTAGCCAAGATTATCCAAATGGCTCTTATGCCGGTCATGGCAGAGGCGCGTTCCGTGGCCGTGGCCGCGGAGGATTTGCCGGTGGTCGCGGTGGTTTTGGAGGGCATATGCAACCCAATCATCCTGCTAATGCTAACTATCCAGACTTCCCAAACCATAATCCTTTTAGTGATGGTCAGGATGGCGTATCTGGGGACATGTCCGGGGAGGTCAGTACTGAAGCCAATAAGGAAGGTGCCGGCGAGAATGCCCTAAGTGGCGATGTGACTTCTGCTCAAGATGCTTCGGCGGGagatgctgccgctgccgccgaaAACATGGGTGAGAACGGGGACTCTGATCCCAACATCAATAGAGACTCCACACAAGAGCTTCCAGGCCAGGAGGAGAATCAGCTGCGTGGGATACCGACAATTGATAGTCTAGACCAAGTCCACGCCGCACAAGGCATGTCGGGTGGCCCTATGGGCATGTCTGGCCCTATGGGACCTGGCTTTGGCAGAGGTGGCTATATGCGCGGTCCCTTCCCAGGCGCACGTCCTGGTGGCTTTAACGGTCCTCCGTTTATGACAGGCTCTAATATGTACCCCGAACCTCGTGGACAGGGTGTTGAAGGTGCACCGGCAGCTCCCCGAGCCATGCGAGAAGGTCTTCCCAACACCAGCGTTCTCCGGCAGCGGAACTTTCATGGACGTTCCTCAGCGACTCCCATGAGGCCCGAAGCCTCACAAAGGTAAGAATAATGCTCCACATGCAACCTATTGCAAGCCCGACCAATATTGATGATTCCTTCTCAGTgtaaccccaaccccaggACAAGAGGACCAGCGCCCACAATCCGTGCCAAGATCGAAGTCGAGAGCTAGATCGGCATCAAGATCCAGGTCCCggtctcctccatctcgtGCTGATAGTCGTCGCCGGTATCGTGAACGTTCTCCGAGTGTCAACCGTGGTACAGAAGAATCCGAGCGTAGACGAGATCGGCCAAGAAGGCCTCGTCGGGAGGACAAGTACGAAGAGCCATCCACTGCAGAAGATGGTCCTCGTATCCGCTCCCCGTCTCTAGAATCCAGAAGGTCCACTCACCGTCGTGACAGAGAGCGGGATAGACGCAGCGGTCGCCGGTCGCATCGTTCGCATCGTCACCGTAGCTGGAGCCGCAGCCCGAGTCGCAACGGCGACGCCGCCGGACCCGATCATCTCTCCTCCAAGGTCGAAGACAAGGATTCCAGAAACAAGCTCAGTGATGCGGTAGACCGCAGTTACCGGTCTGGTAAGGACCGCTCAAGCCGTCGCGACGAGGACCGCGATAGAGATCGAGATCGAGACCGAGATAGAGACTCCCGCCGTCGGGATCGGGATCGCGATCGCGATCGTTATCGAGAGCGTGAAAGAGATCGCGACCGCGACAGAGATAGGGAGAGAGAGCGCGACCGCGATCGTGATCGTGACCGGGACCGCCATCGAGAACGCGACAGGGAGCGTGACAGAGACCGTAAACGCTCTCGCCGCGACCGTTCTGAATCCCCCGTCAACAGCGAATACTCCTCCCGCCAGTCCCGCCGCGCCAGGCGGGACCGTGATGAAGACAAACCTtcagctgcagcaactgctgcagcagcagagccAGAGAAAGACCCCCATACTCTGGAACGAGAGGCCAGGAACCGCGAGCGCATGCTGAAGGAACAGCAACGTCGTGAGGCCATGCATGCAGACCGTGATGCTGGAAAGTCTTCTCGCAAGCGAGACAGCCGCGCCATGGCAGGTGGGCGTCGCTTTAGTTACAAGTacgaggacgaagagaaTGATGACGCTCGAGCTGCGCGCGTCGAGAAGGAGCGTGAAGCAGGTCGATGGAAGTAATCGCTCTCCTACTTCTCATATATTTCCCACGACCGATCAGTTCACCTTCCTTCTACTACTCACACATGCACAACACAACACCTCTATATCCCACCCCCCTTAACACCACTGCCTCACTCACTCCCAAGGTACTTCCATACAAGTACCCATATCCTCCCTACCTCTATCACCCAAAGAAGCATAGAAAAGAGAGATTCTCACGGGATATCCTCCTAATCTAACACCAAGAAAAATTACTCTCCATATTAATTCAAGcgctcatcatccaacactTCTTACATTCTCATGTCACAAATTCTCAACCAAGAgggaacagaaagaaaaaagggtcCCAGAAATTGCATGGCGTGCATTCGTGGTCGTTGCCGGTGGATTGGTTTCACATTACTATCTAGTATATTTGAGAGAGATGGTGCTTGCAGGCGCCCAGCTTGCAGCTATTTCATATGGATGGCGTTGTAGATAAGTTCCAcatactatttttatttactactcCCTAGTAGTTTGTTGCTGGAATGAAGGCCTGGAGAATGTGAGATATTTGAACCTTTAACCTGATCTGTTTCTTCTCTACGAGTTAGTAATACTagcatagtagtagtagtagtagtagtagtagtagtgggcTGTAACAGAATACTCATGAAGCGGACAGTATATTTCTTGTCTacaactaactactagtaactaccCACACTAACCAACCTGCCTTTAGAAAACCTCCATTCTATCCAATTTCGCCTCAATCTCGAGTAATCTTGCCACCGCTGAATCGACAACAACATAATCATCAtagaaaagagagggagagaaagagagagagacactgGTATTCGtattgacattgacattgCGATCATGCTGCAGGTCATCAAGAATATAATAACACACAACGATGACGGGCTATGGACATAGAAGGGCAGAAAGAGGGACAGGGCTTTTGGAGCGATAATAGGGTGTTAGGGTGTGTTGTTAAGGATAAGAATGGTAGACAGCACAACACAAACGACTAAGGAAATTCAATACAGTACATTAAAGGATCCAAAGTTCTGGAAACTAATATCAAAAGGCTTAGCCCAGCTTAGCCTTGAGG
This genomic window contains:
- a CDS encoding uncharacterized protein (COG:S;~EggNog:ENOG410PHY3;~InterPro:IPR019384;~PFAM:PF10257), whose translation is MDFWSRLIGGSRSLSTKGFRASTPTERLASFKRTCNTLQQIWRSNNSSTGEQSATVHARNCIDRLISVLSDESRGPAPHPCLAYASSSQIFVTVTKLALSSYDDGMLRSATVFFNTLIDSEVDGIVDNRLFARALVDLVRRADKHSEDVEGRLVELLFGVANNIRLQPNILPAWFAPRSDEQEREQGNGNNTGAEFAGAMRKDDFPLFYLLVEYVHHAGRAGDFARTGLLYLIETASRSKNLERWLIESDLATLMATGLGALYSQLGSLTFPENTDENIPHIIALSDHAQQDTALPPVLGMSMDSFMSYLLFWQDTIDHCKSAEVNGTLLDHFQILFLEQLLYPSLLESSDVQGGSTAAVLTYLYRILESVHQEDLVHRILHFLLASPSDSEPAAVGKNIGMSASRRKSLDVLAAFSEEAARPSPSLFNLRDLALLGLQSTNRQTVLATLRVMSTVLQRHHTFARSLIRTVPGQHAKQRTVGALNVELEQLMNMATSTVDDPTLNESYDNYLKDGMAILEARLCIPPAEDYPEESLPLELRHDDPIVRELLNCLENFFTNSVIVNLALTEVLGSIASSHLIALDGWLLVDPSKYIYSTSTNNSSDETPSTTLIEQIQRAYEEPSWSHTDTPALTSVLQKLVQKIQKWRKDMPDFDILVAARRDLLHQDDEPAKASGRSQRNSAPPTRSSSRHPTSNLDSDYGSPRGRSSRPLEFSSTATSSPSRDAIGSPTRDLPFRPPRDVSTARRSAAEELRQRLEQPFPVDDAPHDANNNTTAEEATDEANDDAGDTAVVDEEPRTATLGHVLTNVVILYEFLLETSAVVQARGTLFGEAGYPGIDGPVDTATVEA
- a CDS encoding uncharacterized protein (COG:S;~EggNog:ENOG410PVAR;~InterPro:IPR033489,IPR013083;~go_function: GO:0061630 - ubiquitin protein ligase activity [Evidence IEA];~go_process: GO:0006397 - mRNA processing [Evidence IEA];~go_process: GO:0016567 - protein ubiquitination [Evidence IEA]), which gives rise to MRRKASDRRLFRSGPPPASKFGQTGTDCPSRHSPRLSIHGLCISERRQQEWLPPPIDGELDRVLCLCQCGCLLFPFLHIHLSSGLSFPSGLASSSPMAVADQPSGLMDIASSLTQDEIPFKLRCAMCNKLAVNAFRLPCCDQAICEHCQASLPETCPVCAHTPISPDLCKPNKALRTTLKAFLRTEEKKREKERQSATPATPATTNGATTADGTPAQLETPAVPSAAEVPAPEEIPAPNESVDAPPVEPANPADAGDLNVQNTPGVGDEAPTEAQAQDDQSTSVPADTQNDAGDAEHDGSGEGNEADEAKTDQVNDDEASQGPAGSMLPNGMGFGMGAGMFPNMAWNNNGGFNPMAQFMNNGMFNFPNAMGMPGMAMDPMAANQGMFGGYGMNMNGMNMGMSFDAGQGMYGGWDGSQNNMWNGGQDKFNPNAFANGMGPQFGGRSGFGGYNMSQPNGVHAQMQPQQFPSQDYPNGSYAGHGRGAFRGRGRGGFAGGRGGFGGHMQPNHPANANYPDFPNHNPFSDGQDGVSGDMSGEVSTEANKEGAGENALSGDVTSAQDASAGDAAAAAENMGENGDSDPNINRDSTQELPGQEENQLRGIPTIDSLDQVHAAQGMSGGPMGMSGPMGPGFGRGGYMRGPFPGARPGGFNGPPFMTGSNMYPEPRGQGVEGAPAAPRAMREGLPNTSVLRQRNFHGRSSATPMRPEASQSVTPTPGQEDQRPQSVPRSKSRARSASRSRSRSPPSRADSRRRYRERSPSVNRGTEESERRRDRPRRPRREDKYEEPSTAEDGPRIRSPSLESRRSTHRRDRERDRRSGRRSHRSHRHRSWSRSPSRNGDAAGPDHLSSKVEDKDSRNKLSDAVDRSYRSGKDRSSRRDEDRDRDRDRDRDRDSRRRDRDRDRDRYRERERDRDRDRDRERERDRDRDRDRDRHRERDRERDRDRKRSRRDRSESPVNSEYSSRQSRRARRDRDEDKPSAAATAAAAEPEKDPHTLEREARNRERMLKEQQRREAMHADRDAGKSSRKRDSRAMAGGRRFSYKYEDEENDDARAARVEKEREAGRWK
- the nctA gene encoding negative cofactor 2 transcription regulator complex subunit BUR6 (COG:K;~EggNog:ENOG410PRRH;~InterPro:IPR009072,IPR027116,IPR003958;~PFAM:PF00808;~go_function: GO:0003712 - transcription coregulator activity [Evidence IEA];~go_function: GO:0046982 - protein heterodimerization activity [Evidence IEA]) — its product is MTDQDQSYRPRSPDFSTFQSVPLSPTFNNHNLNHNTHYQLPHHSPVYQFGNPFVHRASYDASPFFTPQYQLPPLPQQPSLPHHPVPQTRVPQQSSSYFPPDPDMARRSSRIAQAAEVAPHPPVSKYVDPVDEEEEFIPSPPPQPQPEPQAEPVAVIEEEEPPKPAPVPVNVEVKTKFPVARIKRIMQADEDVGKVAQVTPIAVSKALELFMISLVTKAAREAKDRNSKRVTASHLKQAVVKDEVLDFLADIIAKVPDQPASRKHDDDNSDQNEQQPKRKRGGRRPKEESD